One window of Bactrocera tryoni isolate S06 chromosome 2, CSIRO_BtryS06_freeze2, whole genome shotgun sequence genomic DNA carries:
- the LOC120768239 gene encoding glucosidase 2 subunit beta, with protein MYQLGLKSLQLQLLLLAIIVTLSVADVPRPVGVPLYKASLYAPRPDKSWVCLDSKKTIRHTQINDDFCDCEDGSDEPGTSACPNAVFNCENVGFRQQDIQSTRVNDGICDCCDGSDEWKDGGNTCANTCLELGRVEEEIKRSLADLHKRGSEKRAELISKGKQMRTEREAKHKVLQQRRNEQEAIKAEKEQLKRNAEAAEAEALEIYKEQQREKDAAAAEAAKSQEDSQTMRYESEAAFIKYDTNKDGFVEVTELMVDMTLDRDRNGIVTVEEAKYFLDERDRIDLDSFYDLSWPRIKPLKMLAEGLFKPPTVEDVEHPEEDEGDEEGQTGPTGSDQLPIEEGHEHEGAYGEEDLYEDEEGEADVGVGSVADATHPEPDYDPETKHLIDLANEARNAYSEAEQKVREIENEIKNIEDQTSKDYGLNEEYAALDGECFTFEDREYLYTLCPFERASQKQRSSGHETNLGSYEQWIGDGDKKYQKQKYAHGTACWNGPQRLTIVDFKCGLENGIKSVAEPNRCEYNYVFETPAACDGVVADDTRQRDEL; from the exons TAGTAACGTTATCCGTAGCGGACGTCCCTCGACCGGTAGGTGTACCGCTATACAAGGCCTCATTGTACGCTCCTCGCCCGGACAAAAGTTGGGTATGTCTAGATAGCAAAAAAACAATTCGTCATACACAGATAAACGATGATTTCTGCGATTGCGAAGACGGTAGCGATGAACCAGGAACATCAGCTTGCCCAAATGCTGTTTTTAATTGTGAAAATGTTGGATTCCGCCAACAAGACATTCAAAGTACACGTGTGAATGATGGAATATGTGACTGCTGTGACGGCAGCGACGAATGGAAAGATGGTGGTAATACATGTGCAAACACTTGTTTAGAGTTAGGACGTGTAGAGGAAGAGATAAAACGGTCATTAGCAGATTTACATAAGCGCGGTAGTGAAAAACGAGCAGAACTGATTAGCAAAGGTAAACAAATGCGCACCGAACGTGAAGCAAAACATAAAGTGTTGCAACAAAGACGCAATGAGCAGGAAGCAATTAAAGCAGAAAAAGAGCAATTGAAAAGAAATGCAGAAGCCGCTGAAGCAGAAGCTCTAGAAATATATAAGGAGCAACAGCGTGAAAAAGATGCAGCTGCGGCCGAGGCCGCAAAATCACAAGAAGATTCACAGACCATGCGCTATGAGTCTGAAGCGGCATTTATTAAATATGATACGAACAAGGACGGTTTTGTGGAAGTAACTGAGTTAATGGTAGACATGACACTAGATCGTGACCGCAATGGTATTGTAACTGTTGAGGAAGCAAAGTATTTCCTCGATGAACGCGATCGCATTGATTTAGATTCATTTTATGATTTGTCGTGGCCACGCATTAAACCGCTTAAGATGTTAGCTGAAGGTCTTTTCAAACCACCAACTGTCGAAGATGTTGAACATCCAGAAGAAGACGAAGGCGATGAAGAGGGTCAGACGGGGCCTACAGGATCAGATCAACTCCCAATCGAAGAAG gtCATGAACATGAAGGTGCCTAcggagaggaagacctctatgAGGATGAAGAAGGTGAAGCTGATGTTGGTGTAGGAAGTGTGGCAGACGCAACACACCCGGAGCCTGATTATGATCCGGAAACTAAACATTTAATAGATCTGGCGAACGAGGCTCGCAATGCCTACTCCGAAGCTGAGCAGAAAGTACGCGAAATCGAAAATGAGATCAAAAACATTGAAGATCAGACTTCAAAGGATTATGGGCTTAATGAAGAATATGCTGCATTGGACGGCGAATGTTTTACATTTGAAGATCGAGAATACCTTTATACTTTATGTCCTTTCGAACGTGCTTCACAAAAACAACGCAGCAGTGGGCATGAAACTAATTTGGGAAGCTATGAGCAGTGGATTGGAGATGGTGATAAAAAATACCAGAAACAAAAGTATGCCCATGGTACTGCTTGTTGGAATGGACCGCAACGTTTAACAATTGTAGACTTCAAATGTGGGCTTGAAAATGGCATTAAATCTGTAGCAGAACCTAATCGCTGTGAATACAATTATGTGTTCGAAACACCAGCTGCTTGTGATGGTGTGGTTGCAGACGACACTCGTCAACGAGATGAACTTTAA